GGGATAAGGCCACAGTGATAGTGGTAAAAGAATAGCCAGCTGCAAATTGAAAGTAGATATATTCTAAAATTCTAACAATTAATCTTCCTTTCGGAGCGCTTCCAACAATGCCTCATAGTCTTCAATTTCGGTATACAACTTCCCGGACAAACTAATTACAGGATTGCGTACCGAGTCTAATGGAGTTCTAGTATTGGCCAGGGCCATGGCAATTTGACTCTTTATCTCGGGTTTTTCTGAAAGGATATGCGAATTGAATATATACTTGCTTTCTGAAAGGCTGCTCATAATTGTATCACAGGTAGTACACGCTTCGGTAAGATAGATAGTTATCTGTTTCTTAGGCTTTATTTTTACCGGTTCGGCCGGCTTGCGAAGGGATCGGCGAGAAAGACTATCATTTAACTGAAGGTCATACGTATAAACTGCACGCTTGCCTCTCTCAACAATAAGGGTGCTGATAAGTACTTTTGAAGCACTTGGTACGTAAAACCATCTCGGCGTTCCTGCACGTTGTTTAAAACCCGTTCCTGAAACGGTTAATAGGATATCGTAATCGGTTTCCGACTCATTCACTGCATACAACGCCAGTCGATTGGGAATTTCTTCATCTACAATTTTCACAGGGGTTTCTTGTGCATATGTCTGACCAACAACAACTAGCAAGAGAAAAATAATTTTTTGAATCATAACAGGGGATTTATAGGGGCTCAATATATGAATTAATACTTTTAATAGAAATGTAATTGCCTTCCTGCAAGAAAATAATACGGTTTCATACACTTTCAAATTCAGAGAGAGGTAGTATATCTCCAGCTTTCATGTCATTCAATTCTATGGTGCCAATTCGCATTCTAACAAGTCGAAGTGTAGGATACCCAACAGCTGCCGTCATTTTTCGTATTTGCCTGAATTTGCCTTCGGTGATGCAAATTGAAATCCAGCAGGTAGGACCATGTCTTTCGTCGCGAAGTTTTTTACTTCTTTCCGGAAAATCGGGAGCGTCAATTTGAGAAACATTACATGGTTTTGTGATATATTTTTTTCCGCTGAAACCAATTTCTACGCCGGTTTCCAATTTTGAAATTGCTTCAGAAGTAATTATACCGTCCAGTTGCGCGAAATATTCCTTTTCAACCCCACTTCGGTTTATGGTATCACTTAATTTACCATCTGTAGTAAGCAATAACAGCCCTTCGCTTTTTTCATCTAAACGACCAACCGACATGATGCCTTCCGGAAAATTGTACAATTCTGAGAGTAATTTCTTTTTATAGGGCTTTACATCGTTGGTGACAAACTGACTCAAATATCCGAAGGGTTTGTGCATTTTAAAATGTTTGTGTACCTGCTGTTCCATAGAATTTGAAGCAATTAGAGAGGCTTCAGCAAAAATAAGGCTTTAAATAGGGAAGAAGTAGTTACACCGTGCAATAAACTATATCTTTGTCCTTTCTTACAATAATTTTACGCCAAAAATATGGGTTTATCAAACAATGATATAATGAAGAAATTACGTGTAGCTCATAAGTTACGCGATGAAGATATCGTAAAAATATGCAGTTTGGTAGATTTTGCAGTTTCCAAAAGTGAGTTGGGAGCAATTTTCAGAAACCCGAATCATCCTAAATACATGGAGTGCGGCGATCAGTTTTTGAGAAATTTCTTAAACGGATTGGTGATTCATCTACGAGGGCCGATGCCTCCGAAAAAAGAAGAATCCAAAAAGTAGTTTGCTTTAGATAAAAAAAAGCCGAAATTAAGTAGTTACCTAATTTCGGCTTTTTCGATTAATTCTATTCTTATAAAACGTCATACTTAATTCGAATTGGCATGGCGTCTTCGTGCATATTATGGACATTCGTGGTAAAGTGTAGCACCTTGCTTCTTTTATCCAACGCCATCTTCCGTATTTTTTGAATATTTCGTAACGTTTTCATGGTTGTATAGATTTTGGGATTGTAAATTCGGTTGCAGATTATCTGTAACGTCTTTTATTGTTCCAGGTATAGGCTTTTGAAGCACTAACTCTTTCGGTAATTTGATTGCTGTCTAAGGTTCTCATGGTTGTAATTGTTTTTTGGTTAAAATTTGTTTTAATAATTATCTAAATCTTCTTTTTGTATTCCAAACGTTAGCTTTAGAAGTATTCATTCTTGCTGTAATTTGATTGCTGTTCAAGGTTCTCATTATTTCTAGTTTTTTGTGGTTTATATCTTATAGACGAGGAAAAGAGAAATCTGTTACAGTACTATGCATAACAAAGTAGTATTTTAACACATTTTTAACCTATTGAGGTATTTTTATTGCTGATTTACAGATTGTAATCAACTAAAAACGGCTCCTAAATTAGGAACCGTTGGCTTCTCATTATATATGTAATCTTTAGAATCCTGTGGGTAGGGGAGCTGTACCCGTGGCGACATCGCCCATATCAACTGAAACTGAGTTAATAGATTTTGTGATAAATCCTTTTCGGTAAATAATTAGATTCAGAAATAAGTCTATTGGTGTATCTATAAAGTAACCCGAAGATCTTGTTCTAAATTTGCCATTGTTTATAAATCCTCTAATAAACCATGTTCCAGTGCCCGGATTTACGTAGGCATAAATTTGATAGCCTTCTATATTGTCTGTATCCACCGAACTTCTTGTCATAATATCGGTATCGCCACTAACGGGCTCCAGAAAATAGTATCCCTGTACCGAGACAATGTAATCATCGGCAGGAATTTTTGTATTGTAATCCCGCAATCCATTAGTAGATGTATTTCTGAATATAAATTGGGCATAATTTATAGGTCCATATTTACTCTGTGAAATATCATAGCGCAAAATTTCGTTGCCTGTTGATTTAATCAGCAATTTCGAATCTCTAATTTGAGTATAATCTCCGGGGTTTTCGAGAAACAAAGAGTTGTCAATTTTTACATCACCAACAACATCCAGTGTTGTTGCTGGGTTAGTTGTATTGATACCGACCTGACCCCAAGCCGATACAGCACATAGCGCGTGCGTTACTAAAAGTAGTTTTAGTTTCATAATTTTATTCTTATGTATATGTTCTTCTATTAATATAAATCGGGGACTGAAGATGCGATACCTGTATTAGAACCGCCAAGATTGGTGTTTATGCTAGGCATATTCCTAAAATAGGATTTATTGTAAACTATTAAGGTAACGTAGTACTCTAAAGAATCTCCGGCATCCAAATCCAGATCTCTGTTTTGAATTTCCAAATGCCAGGTACCACTACTCGCAAAGGTTCGTACTACAAACGTTCCAATAGATTTATTACCTGAAACGGTTGTTTTTTTTACAGCATCACCTGTCTGTCTGAAATTCGCAACACCTACTACATATTTATTCGAGTCGTATTGCAGGTTCACATCGCTTAAATTATCAAGATGAATATTTGTAAAATGATAATCGACCACATTAACGGGGGCTACATTTAATTGGTCTACATCCAGCACCGTAATTTCACCTACCGGATTGGAAGATGTATTTCGGGTGAGTAATTTAAAGCCTTCTTCAGCTCCTGAAACGGTTCCTAAGGATCCCGTTTTAAAGGAGTCTTGCACCAACACGTCACCAACAACTTGTAGGTCGGCCGTGGGTGTTGTTGTTCCTATACCTACCTGAGCTGTAATCAAGTTGATAGAAAGCACAAAAATTAGTAAGGGGAATTTTTTCATAATTGTAGGTTTAATCAATAATGGGGGTTGAGGCACTCCCGGTACTTGCATTGAGCATCGGAATATTTAAAGTGCCGAGTTGTTTCGATAAATCTTTCGAAAATATTAAGGTTGTAATTGTCCAAGTACCAATTTCAGCGGTATTTCTGTTGGCTGCCATCGGAAAATCGGCGATGATATGCCATGTTCCTCCACTTATAAAAGTAGCCGTATACGGCAGACTTGCATTTTCATCGGCGTTGGCAGAGTTACTTAATACAAGCTCAGTATCGTAAGATGCCGAAATTGTTATTAATACAAATTCTGAAGAATCCACCTGAGTATCAAAATCTAGTACCCAGTCTAAATTCGGATTTGTAATTGTATATTCTTGAATGTATCCCAATGCAGCTCCGGTAGGATTACTAACATCAATGGATTTTAAAGATTGGTCAGAATCCTGAACCATGAATGTAGATATATCTGTATCGCTAAGTGGATTTAGTTTGGAAATGTTTAAATCTCCGGAAATTTGCATGTCTCCTGCAACCTCTAAAGTTTTTCTTGCATTGGTAGTGCCAATACCAACTTGAGCAAATAGACTACAGTTGGTAGCTAAGATACACGCAAAAAGCAAAATGCTTTGTAGACAGTAGGTTTTCATAATCACTAAATTTGGGACTACAAAGATAGGGCGCAAATACGTAAGTAGTTGTTAAAGAATATTTTACAATGCGTTGTATAACGAGTAATTATTGCATTTCATCGAAAAGATTGAAAAATGCTCTGAAAAATGTAGGAATTAAAACCTTTCAAGTAGGAAAATAAGTGATGCTAAAATTTGAATTCTGATATGATTTTAGCGCAAAATAGTAGAAGAATAATTAATAATTTTTAACATAATTAAACATCAAAATGGAACGATTAAAATAAGAATACAATAATCATTATTTAAAACGAAAAACAAGAATCTTGTACCTAATTAATTAATTTGCCTGCATCGTTTTTGCAACCGCCTGCACTTCGTCGAGTACCCGAAGCAGATTTCCACTCCAAAGCATTGCTATTTGATCTTCGGTATAACCACGGCGCACTAATTCTAACGTGACATTAAAAGTTTCGGAAGCATCACTCCAGCCTTCAATACCACCTCCACCATCAAAATCACTGCTAATGCCAACATGCTCAATGCCTATCTTTTCAACTAAATAATCGATATGATCTACAAAATCGGAAACATTCACAGCAGGAGGGAGGTCGGTTCTGTTTTTCAACTTTGCATCTCTAACTTTAGACATTTTTATAAAATTATTAAAATAGGCGTCTTTTTCTTCACTGGAAAGGGTTCCCATTTCTTCCCATTCTCTCCAGGTCACTCCCATAGAATCCATTACCTGCTTTCCAATCTCTGTTTCGTATTTAGAGCGAGCCTCATCTTTTTCGGTATTCAGATAGGTTTTAAAAGCTACCGTTTGAACTACACCACCGTTCTTCTTTAACCATTGTAACTGCTCATCGTCCAGATTTCGACTGTGATTGCACAAGGCACGTGCCGAGGAATGTGAAGCGATAATTGGAGCCTTTGTGAGTGCTATCATTTGCTTAATAGCTTCTTTGGAAGGATGTGATATATCTATCATCATCCCAACCCGATTCATTTCGACAATCACTTGCTTGCCCAAATCGCTTAACCCATTATGTAACCAAATATTGTCTGCTTCACCAGTATTGCTATCGCTCAACTGACTATGACCATTGTGTGCCAGCGACATATATCTCGCACCCATATCGTAAAATTTCTGCACATTGCTAATGTCGTTTCCAATAGGATAGCCGTTTTCAATTCCTATCATTGCAATTTTTTTTCCGGACGCATTAATACGCCGAACATCTTCTGAAGTTGTTGCCAATTCAATTTCCTGAGGTGCAATTTCTTCAACAAGTTTGTGAATAGCCTCAAATTTTGAAATAGCATTTGAGTAAGCATGTGCGAAACCGCTTTCAGTCAAAGAATCCTGTCCGGTATAAACAATAAACCAAGCGACATCGAGACCGCCTGCCTTCATTTTTGGAAGATTTACCTGCGAATCCAGATCTTGGGTGTAATTAATTGAATCTGTAAAATTGGCAACGTTGATATCGCAGTGCGTATCCAGTGTGATAACACGTTCGTGAATGTCTTTAGCTTTGGCGATAAGTTGTTCTTCGGTTAGTTCTTTTTTAGGGCTTTCGCAGGATGAGATTATAGTTGTAAGTAATAACAAGATACAGGCGATTTTTTTCATAATTGGATAGGTTGGTAGTGTACTCAAAGATAGCAAATAAAAGATATTCCTAATTAGCTATTCTTTAACGATAATGAATAAATATAACTACTATATTTGCACCTTTCCTAATGAAGAACATACGATTACAAGAAATATTACGTTAGTAGCATACCCCGAAGTATTATGAGCACAGTGCCAAAATCAAAAAAAAGCAACCTTAAACGAATCCACAAGTATTACAGCTTGACCGGATTCTATTCGTTTGTAGGATTGAGTCTCAAAAGAGCGTTACCACCAATTATCGGTTTTGTTGTTCTTGTTTTATTTCTGAATGAATTTGTTATTGACTTCAGTGCTTTTTTTACTGAAGTGACAAACACCTATGCACCGGTTGGTATTTTAACCGTTTTCTTTGCTTCCGAATCGTTACTCGGACTTATTCCACCTGAAATCTTTATCGCGTGGGCCGATAAAACGGCTTCCCCATTAGTATATTTAAGTTTACTAGCCATATTATCGTATATGGGAGGGATTGTTTCTTATTTTATAGGAAAGTTAATACTTCGCATACCTTCGGTTTACAACTATGTAGAAGTTAAGATGGAAAAACATCTTCGAAATGTTCGTAAATGGGGCGGGTTTTTAATTATAGTAGGTGCCTTACTTCCTATACCATTTTCTATGACCAGCATGATGGCAGGTACTATAAATTACAGTTTTAGAAATTATCTATTGTTTGGCTCACTGCGCTTTGTACGTTTCTACCTCTTTGCAATTGCTATTTTTAACCTGGTGTAATTCAATATCGTATTGAGGCTTCCGAAATGTGAAATGGATATGCCTTACGGGCTTGTTCCAATTCCTGTTGAGAAAGTAAATCCATCTCTTTTTTAAATTCCTTTTTCGCATATACTTCCCGTAACTCAAAATACGCTGCAGTAAGTTCATCCTGTACTTGAATAAAATAAGTATATGGCGTATCTCTGTGTGTTGTAAGTGAAATAGCCGCTTTTCTCGGATTATCAGATGAAATTGCCAGTTGTTTCCCAAAACAGTGCGTACAACTTGCATCGCCGTTGTTATCGACAAAATCTTTTACTAGCATGCGTAATTGAGTAAGTTCTGTTAGCTCGTTGTTTATCAACAATTCACCTTCCGGATTGATTGTAATTCGAAACACATTACGCTCGTTAAAAGTATCTTCACACACTTCTCCGGGAGAACATGGAGGCGGAAGGCTTCGGGCAATTCCTTTGTCATTTGGAATAGTAGTGGTAACCAGGAAAAAAATTAGTAATAAAAAGGCAATATCTGCCATACTACCTGCATTTACTTCGGGAGATTTCATAAGGTGTCTCATAGTTACGAACTTTAAGTGTTAGTAATATGTAATTCAAAAAAGATGCCAGAGCAAATTATTCGGCCAATTTGTTCCGTACCACTCTCAAAAACAACTCAATATGTAAAGCCCGATAAACCTTTCCCGCTAATATGGATCATTCTCAAAAGCTTCAGTCTTAATATTATATAACTTATTGTACATTTAAACTTCAGGGGTACATTTCAAAAACTTATTGCCATGAATAAATGCTACACTTCTTCCATAAAATCCATTAGAAATGCTTTTCTATTAGGCTTTTTAGTATGCTCAGCGACAGCTTTTTCTCAGACTACAAATTTCAACACTTTAAACGAAATGCACAATGAAGTTCCCGACGACCCTTACATTGAAGTAAATAAAGCAGCAATGGAACGTAGTCCTTCCTATGAAGCGGCCGGACCTAATTATTTTACAAAGCAGGTGAATGTCGATTCTAATGGAAACAATATAGTTGGTGATGCGGGCAATGAGCCTTCCATTGCCGTGGATCCTACAAACCCTGATAGAATGGTAATTGGTTGGCGTCAGTTTGATGATGTTTCGAGTAACTTCAGACAGGCAGGAAACGCCTATTCTTTAAATGGGGGCTATAATTGGGTGAACCCCGATGTGCTAACCCCGGGAAATTTCCGGTCGGATCCTGTTTTAGATTTCGATTCTGAAGGTAATTTATACTACAACAGCCTTACCACGGGTTTTGTATGTCAGGTATTTACCATATCTGATGGAGGCCAGGATTGGGGTGCTCCCGTTGCTGCTTTTGGTGGTGATAAACAATGGATGCGTATCGACAGATCGGGTGGAGTAGGTGATGGCAATAATTATTCGTACTGGAATTCGTCTTTCAGCACATGTGCGCCTAATAATTTTACAAGGTCTGTCGACGGTTCTCAAAACTTCGAAAGTTGCGTGTTGGTGGACGGAAATCCCAGATGGGGAACACTGGCCGTCGATGCAAGTGGAAATTTATATACCGTGGGTCAAAATAATGCCGGATTAATCGTTACCAAATCTACTACTGCCCAAAATCCTGCCAATCCTGTTGTATTCGATTTCTTTAATACAGTCGATCTGGACGGCGAACTGGATGCGGGCATACCTATAAATCCACAGGGATTATTAGGGCAGGCTTGGATTGACGTTGATATTTCGGGAGGTATCGGGCATGGCAATGTTTATGTGTGTGCTTCGGTCAACCGAATTTCAAATGGGGATGCGGCAGATGTTATGTTTGCGAAAAGTATTGATGGCGGAATTACTTTTGCGCCTCCCATTCGAATTAATGACGATGCGAGTGAATCTAATTACCAATGGTTTGGAACCATGGCAGTTGCTCCAAACGGGCGCATTGATGTGGTTTGGTTAGATACCAGAAATGCTCCCAATTTGCTGGAATCTGTATTGTATTATTCTTTTTCTGAAGATCAGGGGGATAGCTGGTCTGAAAACAAGTTGATCTCTGAATCTTTCGACCCTACCATTGGGTATCCCAATCAGAATAAGATGGGGGACTATTTCGATATGGTTTCGGACAACGATTATGCTCATGTAGCCTGGGCGAATACCCTGAATGGGGGTCAGGATGTATATTATACACGTATTTCCCCTTACGGATTGTTGGGAGTTGAAGATTATTCTGAAGCGAATCCTTTTCAACTTGTACTTTTCCCGAATCCGGTTTCCGATACAACAACACTTCTATTCGACATTTCTTCAGAAGAACATATCACAGTAACAGTATTCGATCTTTTAGGGAGAAAAATAAATGTGCTGTTGGACGAAACAGTTTTTGGAAAGCAGAGCTTATCTTGGGAAGGTGTCAATGCGGAAAGGGCGAAACTTACTTCAGGATTGTATTTTATTTCTATTCAATCCAAAACTAACCGTCAAACTATAAAAGTTTTATTGGAGTAATTTCATATATTTAGTAGTCCAAAACCTCATGTTATAAAGTTACGTCGTAATAGATAGCTGAAATTCTTCTTGTTTTTGGCGAATTACGTCCCTCTTTTATAACTCTAAAAGTGATACGTATGAAAATATATGACGACAAACACATTAAAAATGTAGTCTTCGTAGGCGCTCATAATAGCGGGAAGACAACGCTGGCCGAAACTATGTTATTTGAAGCAGGACTCCTTAACAGGCGCGGTACGGTAGAAGCTAAAAATACCGTTTCAGACTATCACGAGATTGAACACGAACGAGGAAATTCTATATTTGCCACCCCCTTGCACACCGAATGGCGCAACTACAAAATTAATATTATCGATACCCCGGGATTGGACGATTTCATTGGTGAAATTATTTCTTCTATCAGAGTGGCCGATACCATCGTAACCGTGTTAAATGGACAGCACGGAGTGGAGGTAGGGACCGAAATTATTTGGAGTTACATCGATAAGTTTCAACGCCCAACACTTTTTGTTGTCAATCAAATTGATCATCCCAACGCCAAATTTGACGAAAGCTTCAAGAGCATCAAATCATTGGTTGGAAACAATGCCATACAAATACAGTATCCTTATAAAATGGACGGGGCACAGTGTATTATCGATGTGTTGAAAATGAAACTCTACAAATTTTCTCCGGAAGGAGGAAAACCCGAAAAGCATGAAATTCCTGCAGATCAGTTGGACATCGCAAACGAACTCCACAACGAATTAATCGAAAAAGCTGCCGAAAACGACGAAGCATTGATGGAGTTGTTCTTTGACAAAGGCACATTAAACGAAGATGAGATGCGGGAAGGTATCAAAGCCGGGATGTTAAATCATGAGCTGTTTCCTGTTTTTTGCATGTCGGCACTAAACGATATGGGTTCCGGACGTCTCATGGGCTTTATAGACAATGTGGCTCCGGCTGCAGCCGATTTAAAAGCAGAGCAAAGTGTGGAGGGAGCCGATATTCCCGCAGAAAAAGAAGCCAAAACGGCTCTTTTTGTGTTTAAGACCGTATACCAACCCAATTTAGGGCAGATAACCTTTTTTAAGGTGAAATCGGGCGAAGTAAAACTGAACGATAAATTGATCAATGCCAGAAATGATGAGCAGGAAATTATCAATCAGCTTTTTATCATGGACGGAAAAGAAAGAAAATCGGTTACCAAGCTAACGGTAGGTGATATTGGCGCGACTCTAAAGCTAAAATATACCGAGACCAACGATACCCTCACAGCTCCGGGAAATAATATGACCATCCAGCCCATTCAGTATCCCGAACCTAGAATTAGAAAAGCTGTCTTTGCAGAAAACACCAAAGACGAGGAAAAATTGAGTGATGCACTGCGCAAAATTCACAGTCAGGATCCCACAGTAATCGTGTCCTTTTCGAAAGAAGCCAGACAAATTATCCTGTCTTGCCAAGGAGAATTACATTTGGCGACTATAGATTGGACGCTCCGGAATCTTTATGGAGTTGAGGCCCGATTTGAAAAACCCAAAATCTCCTTTCGGGAAACAATACAACGTTCTTCCAACGCCAATTACCGTCACAAAAAGCAATCCGGTGGCTCGGGGCAATTTGCCGAAGTTCATTTAAAGATAGAACCCTGGATGGAAGGAATGGAAGAGCCGCAAGGCTTTAATATTAGAGGAAAAGATGAAATTAACCTCACATGGGGAGGCAAGCTAATTTTTTACAATTGTATCGTTGGCGGGGTGATCGATCAACGCTATTTGCCTTCGGTAATGAAAGGTGTGTTGGAAGTTATGGAGGAAGGTCCGTTGACGGGCTCTTACATTCGTGATGTGCGGGTGATGGTGTACGATGGGAAAATGCACTCTGTAGACTCTAACGACATTTCCTTTAAAATAGCCGGTGCCCATGCGTTTAAGGAGGCATTTTTAAATGCCAATCCGAAATTGTTGGAGCCAACAATGGAACTAACTGTAAAGGTTCCTGAAGAAATGGTGGGGAATGTTATGACCGATTTACAGTCGCGTCGCTCGATGATACAGGGTATTGATAACAATAATAACTATCAAATTTTAAAGTGTATTACTCCGGAAGCAGAATTGTATAACTATTCCACCGATTTACGATCACTAACACAGGGAAGGGCCACTTTCAGGTCTACATTTTCGTCCTACCAACCTGTTCCTGCGAATGTTCAGAAGGAATTGGTAAAGTAAACTGAAAGCTATGGAGACAGAGACAATGCTTTTTAAAAATTTCAGAAAATATCTGAAGGAAAAAGCAGCTGTTGAAGATGCTGTTTTTGCACGATTGCAGGCGTATCTTCGAGCTGAATCCTTCTCAAAAGGCAGTGTTTTACTGAAGCGGGGGGATATTTGCAGAGATTCCA
This genomic stretch from Ulvibacter sp. MAR_2010_11 harbors:
- a CDS encoding pseudouridine synthase, whose protein sequence is MEQQVHKHFKMHKPFGYLSQFVTNDVKPYKKKLLSELYNFPEGIMSVGRLDEKSEGLLLLTTDGKLSDTINRSGVEKEYFAQLDGIITSEAISKLETGVEIGFSGKKYITKPCNVSQIDAPDFPERSKKLRDERHGPTCWISICITEGKFRQIRKMTAAVGYPTLRLVRMRIGTIELNDMKAGDILPLSEFESV
- a CDS encoding DUF1456 family protein, which produces MGLSNNDIMKKLRVAHKLRDEDIVKICSLVDFAVSKSELGAIFRNPNHPKYMECGDQFLRNFLNGLVIHLRGPMPPKKEESKK
- a CDS encoding dipeptidase, which translates into the protein MKKIACILLLLTTIISSCESPKKELTEEQLIAKAKDIHERVITLDTHCDINVANFTDSINYTQDLDSQVNLPKMKAGGLDVAWFIVYTGQDSLTESGFAHAYSNAISKFEAIHKLVEEIAPQEIELATTSEDVRRINASGKKIAMIGIENGYPIGNDISNVQKFYDMGARYMSLAHNGHSQLSDSNTGEADNIWLHNGLSDLGKQVIVEMNRVGMMIDISHPSKEAIKQMIALTKAPIIASHSSARALCNHSRNLDDEQLQWLKKNGGVVQTVAFKTYLNTEKDEARSKYETEIGKQVMDSMGVTWREWEEMGTLSSEEKDAYFNNFIKMSKVRDAKLKNRTDLPPAVNVSDFVDHIDYLVEKIGIEHVGISSDFDGGGGIEGWSDASETFNVTLELVRRGYTEDQIAMLWSGNLLRVLDEVQAVAKTMQAN
- a CDS encoding YqaA family protein, whose amino-acid sequence is MSTVPKSKKSNLKRIHKYYSLTGFYSFVGLSLKRALPPIIGFVVLVLFLNEFVIDFSAFFTEVTNTYAPVGILTVFFASESLLGLIPPEIFIAWADKTASPLVYLSLLAILSYMGGIVSYFIGKLILRIPSVYNYVEVKMEKHLRNVRKWGGFLIIVGALLPIPFSMTSMMAGTINYSFRNYLLFGSLRFVRFYLFAIAIFNLV
- a CDS encoding biopolymer transporter ExbD, encoding MRHLMKSPEVNAGSMADIAFLLLIFFLVTTTIPNDKGIARSLPPPCSPGEVCEDTFNERNVFRITINPEGELLINNELTELTQLRMLVKDFVDNNGDASCTHCFGKQLAISSDNPRKAAISLTTHRDTPYTYFIQVQDELTAAYFELREVYAKKEFKKEMDLLSQQELEQARKAYPFHISEASIRY
- a CDS encoding T9SS type A sorting domain-containing protein yields the protein MNKCYTSSIKSIRNAFLLGFLVCSATAFSQTTNFNTLNEMHNEVPDDPYIEVNKAAMERSPSYEAAGPNYFTKQVNVDSNGNNIVGDAGNEPSIAVDPTNPDRMVIGWRQFDDVSSNFRQAGNAYSLNGGYNWVNPDVLTPGNFRSDPVLDFDSEGNLYYNSLTTGFVCQVFTISDGGQDWGAPVAAFGGDKQWMRIDRSGGVGDGNNYSYWNSSFSTCAPNNFTRSVDGSQNFESCVLVDGNPRWGTLAVDASGNLYTVGQNNAGLIVTKSTTAQNPANPVVFDFFNTVDLDGELDAGIPINPQGLLGQAWIDVDISGGIGHGNVYVCASVNRISNGDAADVMFAKSIDGGITFAPPIRINDDASESNYQWFGTMAVAPNGRIDVVWLDTRNAPNLLESVLYYSFSEDQGDSWSENKLISESFDPTIGYPNQNKMGDYFDMVSDNDYAHVAWANTLNGGQDVYYTRISPYGLLGVEDYSEANPFQLVLFPNPVSDTTTLLFDISSEEHITVTVFDLLGRKINVLLDETVFGKQSLSWEGVNAERAKLTSGLYFISIQSKTNRQTIKVLLE
- a CDS encoding translation factor GTPase family protein; this encodes MKIYDDKHIKNVVFVGAHNSGKTTLAETMLFEAGLLNRRGTVEAKNTVSDYHEIEHERGNSIFATPLHTEWRNYKINIIDTPGLDDFIGEIISSIRVADTIVTVLNGQHGVEVGTEIIWSYIDKFQRPTLFVVNQIDHPNAKFDESFKSIKSLVGNNAIQIQYPYKMDGAQCIIDVLKMKLYKFSPEGGKPEKHEIPADQLDIANELHNELIEKAAENDEALMELFFDKGTLNEDEMREGIKAGMLNHELFPVFCMSALNDMGSGRLMGFIDNVAPAAADLKAEQSVEGADIPAEKEAKTALFVFKTVYQPNLGQITFFKVKSGEVKLNDKLINARNDEQEIINQLFIMDGKERKSVTKLTVGDIGATLKLKYTETNDTLTAPGNNMTIQPIQYPEPRIRKAVFAENTKDEEKLSDALRKIHSQDPTVIVSFSKEARQIILSCQGELHLATIDWTLRNLYGVEARFEKPKISFRETIQRSSNANYRHKKQSGGSGQFAEVHLKIEPWMEGMEEPQGFNIRGKDEINLTWGGKLIFYNCIVGGVIDQRYLPSVMKGVLEVMEEGPLTGSYIRDVRVMVYDGKMHSVDSNDISFKIAGAHAFKEAFLNANPKLLEPTMELTVKVPEEMVGNVMTDLQSRRSMIQGIDNNNNYQILKCITPEAELYNYSTDLRSLTQGRATFRSTFSSYQPVPANVQKELVK